One genomic region from Paroceanicella profunda encodes:
- a CDS encoding SDR family NAD(P)-dependent oxidoreductase: MTMGTALVTGASSGIGAIYADRLAQRGYDLLLVARNAERLSGLAARISGDHGVRVETQPADLRTAEGIAGVTRHLMNGGGVTMLVNSAGVAPRGSFLGSELADLSELVDLNVVALHDLTAAAAQTFATRRNGAIINISSAVALMPEHFNASYVASKAFVLGMTQALAADLSACNVRLQAVLPGLTRTEIFDRAGISLNAIDPEMLMEAAELVDAALAGFDLGETVTIPSLPDVGLWEEMERARTTLAPHLSLRTAAARFGLRAG, from the coding sequence ATGACCATGGGCACGGCTCTCGTCACCGGCGCATCCTCCGGCATCGGAGCGATCTATGCGGATCGCCTGGCGCAGCGGGGGTATGACCTGCTCCTCGTGGCCCGGAATGCCGAGCGCCTGTCCGGCCTTGCCGCCCGCATTTCCGGCGACCACGGGGTGCGCGTCGAAACGCAGCCCGCCGACCTGCGCACGGCCGAAGGCATAGCCGGGGTGACCCGGCACCTGATGAACGGCGGCGGCGTGACGATGCTGGTCAACTCCGCCGGTGTCGCCCCGCGGGGGTCGTTCCTGGGCTCGGAGCTGGCGGACCTCTCGGAACTGGTGGACCTGAATGTGGTCGCGCTCCATGATCTCACCGCCGCCGCGGCCCAGACCTTCGCGACCCGCCGGAACGGCGCGATCATCAACATCTCGTCAGCCGTCGCGCTGATGCCCGAGCACTTCAACGCGAGCTATGTCGCCAGCAAGGCCTTCGTCCTCGGGATGACCCAGGCGCTGGCCGCAGACCTGAGCGCCTGCAATGTCAGGCTGCAAGCCGTGCTGCCCGGGCTCACCCGCACCGAGATCTTCGATCGCGCGGGCATCAGCCTGAACGCGATCGACCCGGAGATGTTGATGGAGGCGGCGGAGCTGGTCGATGCGGCCCTTGCGGGCTTCGACCTCGGCGAAACGGTGACGATCCCCTCATTGCCGGACGTCGGCCTGTGGGAGGAGATGGAGCGCGCACGGACGACCCTGGCGCCGCACCTGTCACTCCGGACCGCCGCCGCGCGCTTCGGCCTTCGGGCCGGCTGA
- a CDS encoding alpha/beta fold hydrolase, giving the protein MMSTGPTIRPVTRREAMLMGASACVLLTVPRGSLSQTETQQEFIDMGYLTTADGTEIFYKDWGPRDAQALVFHHGWPLTADDWDTQMMFFLNKGFRVIAHDRRGHGRSSQTDTGNEMDTYAADVAALTDALDLKGAVHIGHSTGGGEVARYVARAKPGRVAKAVLIGAVPPLMLKTDANPGGLPREVFDGFRAAHAANRAQFFLDVPSGPFYGYNRPGAEISQGVIRNWWRQGMMGGTKAHYDCIKAFSETDFTEDLKAIDVPVLVMHGDDDQIVPYAASAPLSAKLLKRGELRTYEGFGHGMCTTNADVINADLLAFVQG; this is encoded by the coding sequence ATGATGTCGACCGGCCCCACGATCCGCCCTGTCACCCGGCGCGAAGCGATGCTGATGGGAGCGTCCGCCTGCGTCCTGCTGACGGTTCCGCGCGGCAGCCTTTCACAAACCGAGACCCAGCAGGAGTTCATCGACATGGGCTATCTCACCACCGCCGACGGCACCGAGATCTTCTACAAGGACTGGGGCCCCCGCGACGCGCAGGCGCTGGTGTTCCACCATGGTTGGCCGCTCACGGCGGATGACTGGGACACGCAGATGATGTTCTTCCTCAACAAGGGCTTTCGCGTCATCGCGCACGACCGCAGGGGCCACGGCCGCTCCTCGCAGACCGACACCGGCAACGAGATGGACACCTACGCCGCCGATGTCGCCGCGCTCACCGACGCGCTGGACCTGAAGGGCGCCGTGCACATCGGCCATTCCACCGGCGGCGGCGAGGTGGCGCGCTACGTGGCGCGCGCGAAACCCGGGCGCGTGGCGAAGGCCGTGCTCATCGGCGCGGTGCCTCCCCTCATGCTCAAGACCGATGCGAACCCCGGCGGCCTGCCGCGCGAGGTGTTCGACGGGTTTCGCGCCGCACATGCGGCGAACCGGGCGCAGTTCTTTCTCGATGTGCCCTCCGGGCCGTTCTACGGCTACAACCGTCCGGGCGCGGAGATCAGCCAGGGCGTCATCCGGAACTGGTGGCGGCAGGGCATGATGGGCGGCACGAAGGCCCATTACGACTGCATCAAGGCGTTTTCGGAAACCGACTTCACCGAGGACCTGAAGGCGATCGACGTGCCGGTGCTGGTCATGCATGGCGATGACGACCAGATCGTGCCCTACGCGGCCTCGGCGCCGCTGTCCGCGAAGCTGCTGAAGCGGGGCGAGCTCAGAACCTACGAGGGGTTCGGCCACGGCATGTGCACGACCAATGCCGACGTGATCAACGCGGACCTCCTGGCCTTCGTGCAGGGCTGA
- a CDS encoding MBL fold metallo-hydrolase: MTTRHETLSLLTRRDMLAGLAATLPFALPRGAFAADAAPHVTHGRFSVRVFSDGYLTLTGDILMPDADEEARQALLTRLKGNAVSAPVAANVPLIRAGDDLVLIDTGAGGYFQSSAGRLAQNLAAAGVMREAITKVVFTHAHPDHSGGTTLADGQLLFPNAQYYIARDEWDFWTDRNFASRRAPALHDFALGAQRDLFAVEDRLTRLLPGDEILPGMRITATPGHTPGHVSVELDGPEPLLIVGDACTSDIIFLENPGWRFGFDTDAELALATRKRLLDRAATERLQVLGYHWSHPGPGFIDRWKSAYRFVPA; the protein is encoded by the coding sequence ATGACCACGCGACACGAAACCCTTTCCCTCCTCACCCGGCGCGACATGCTCGCCGGACTGGCTGCAACCCTTCCCTTTGCCCTGCCCCGGGGAGCCTTCGCGGCCGATGCCGCCCCGCATGTCACGCACGGCCGGTTCAGTGTCCGCGTCTTCAGCGACGGCTACCTGACCCTGACCGGCGACATCCTGATGCCGGATGCGGACGAAGAGGCGCGGCAGGCACTGCTCACGCGGCTGAAGGGCAACGCCGTGTCGGCCCCGGTCGCGGCAAACGTGCCCCTGATCCGCGCCGGAGACGATCTCGTGCTGATCGACACTGGCGCGGGGGGGTATTTCCAGAGCAGCGCCGGCCGGCTGGCGCAGAACCTGGCGGCAGCCGGGGTGATGCGGGAGGCGATCACCAAGGTTGTCTTCACCCATGCCCATCCGGACCATTCCGGCGGGACGACCCTGGCTGACGGCCAGCTCCTGTTTCCCAACGCGCAGTACTACATCGCGCGCGACGAGTGGGATTTCTGGACGGATCGCAACTTCGCCTCCCGCAGGGCCCCGGCCCTGCACGACTTTGCCCTTGGCGCGCAGCGCGATCTCTTCGCCGTGGAAGACCGCCTGACCCGCCTCCTTCCGGGGGATGAAATCCTGCCCGGCATGCGCATCACCGCGACCCCGGGGCATACGCCCGGCCACGTCTCGGTCGAACTGGACGGCCCCGAGCCGCTGCTGATCGTCGGCGATGCCTGCACCAGCGACATCATTTTCCTCGAGAACCCCGGCTGGCGGTTCGGCTTCGACACCGATGCCGAGCTTGCGCTCGCAACCCGCAAGCGCCTGCTGGACCGGGCGGCCACGGAGCGACTTCAGGTGCTCGGCTATCACTGGAGCCATCCGGGGCCCGGGTTCATCGACCGCTGGAAGTCCGCCTATCGCTTCGTCCCCGCCTGA
- a CDS encoding winged helix-turn-helix domain-containing protein, which produces MDEYRFGPFTFNPVSQALTRDGSAVPLGSRATDILSLLLRSPGKLCSNEEILAHAWPATFVDQSNLRVHVSAIRKALGETRGQPGYIVNSPGRGYRFVGAVRPATLPPPGPAPGSADGIIGRRDAIAAIAGLIPGRMVTVVGPGGIGKTTVVRAVIAALEARSRVLWIDFAELSSGTLLRSSLATALGLPSNDPDNLETLVAALTGQDSILVLDSCEHVVDDVAALVEMLRERVPLLTIIATSREPLRVATERLFRLPPLDLPPPDIAPETVAPTSAMQLFAERAAAQVGDMDLSGERARLVAEICQRLDGIPLAIELAAARLESVSLGELSASLTEGFRLLTHGRRAAVPRHRTLRATLDWSYDALTAEQQRALQHLSVLRGWFSFATACGVLSDLSDDVLHELVSKSLLVADRQTARTRYRLLEMTRHYGAEKLADAGRFDVAMRGLTEFLIGALEAAEAVRPFAGNAPHLAELLPNLRIALAWCRTLDPARGVALTVASVPLFLSLSLLHECLTHVCWGTAFLDDHPGLDERSRMQLHATRVWPQMRSACRPEEDVTAAHTALSLAKELGDVDYQLRALWALWVDAVNRSRPLQALRLAEDFRARAETSPDPVNQVVGLRLVGATLHWLGRFTESQDHLRRMLTGYAALASPASAIRFQFDQRVSAQVMVTRNLWIMGEESAALDLLDDTIRRASDAGHDLSLANYLAEAACLVALLSGRLELSEQLIAQLRRQARGLALTVWEHYADCFEAVLHLHREEPARCLELMSRSVAALDTAGSTLFHTYFRSVQAQALCALGRGPEALRELDEAQASCAASGERWCLAELLRVRSRVLLAGGRTDARARCAELLRSAIDAATADGALAWERRARADLAQLIDPAD; this is translated from the coding sequence TTGGACGAATATCGCTTCGGACCGTTCACCTTCAACCCGGTCAGCCAGGCCCTGACCAGGGATGGCAGCGCCGTTCCGTTGGGCAGCCGGGCCACCGACATTCTGTCGCTTCTGCTGCGCAGCCCCGGAAAGCTCTGCAGCAACGAGGAGATACTTGCCCACGCCTGGCCTGCGACATTCGTGGACCAGTCGAACTTGCGTGTTCATGTGTCGGCCATCCGCAAGGCGCTCGGCGAGACCCGCGGCCAGCCCGGATACATCGTCAACAGCCCCGGGCGGGGGTATCGCTTCGTCGGCGCGGTCCGGCCCGCGACTCTGCCCCCGCCCGGGCCGGCGCCGGGCTCCGCCGACGGCATTATCGGCCGGCGCGACGCGATCGCGGCAATCGCCGGGCTGATCCCGGGCAGGATGGTCACGGTGGTCGGGCCGGGCGGCATCGGAAAGACGACCGTCGTCAGGGCCGTGATCGCCGCCCTGGAGGCACGCTCACGGGTGCTCTGGATCGACTTTGCCGAACTGAGTTCCGGCACGCTGCTCAGATCGAGCCTGGCGACGGCACTCGGCCTGCCGTCGAACGATCCGGACAACCTCGAGACCCTTGTCGCCGCGCTGACCGGGCAGGACAGCATCCTTGTCCTCGACAGTTGCGAGCATGTCGTCGACGACGTGGCCGCACTGGTGGAAATGCTGCGCGAGCGGGTGCCGCTCCTGACCATCATCGCCACCAGCCGCGAGCCGCTGCGTGTTGCCACAGAACGCCTGTTCCGCCTTCCGCCGCTCGACCTGCCGCCGCCCGACATCGCTCCGGAAACCGTCGCGCCCACCTCGGCGATGCAGCTTTTCGCGGAGCGGGCCGCGGCCCAGGTCGGGGACATGGACCTGAGCGGGGAGCGCGCGCGGCTTGTCGCCGAGATCTGCCAGAGGCTCGACGGTATCCCGCTGGCCATCGAACTTGCCGCCGCACGCCTGGAATCGGTGAGCCTGGGTGAGCTGTCCGCCTCGCTGACGGAGGGGTTTCGCCTGCTGACGCACGGCCGGCGGGCCGCCGTGCCCCGGCACCGCACGCTCCGGGCAACGCTGGACTGGAGCTATGACGCCCTCACCGCCGAACAGCAGAGGGCGTTGCAGCACCTCTCCGTTCTGCGGGGCTGGTTCTCCTTCGCCACGGCGTGCGGCGTGCTCAGCGACCTGTCCGATGACGTGCTGCACGAGCTGGTCTCCAAGTCCCTCCTCGTCGCGGACAGGCAGACGGCGCGGACCCGCTATCGCCTGCTCGAGATGACGCGTCACTACGGCGCCGAGAAGCTCGCGGATGCGGGGCGCTTCGATGTCGCCATGCGGGGGCTGACGGAGTTCCTGATCGGGGCGCTTGAAGCCGCCGAAGCGGTCCGGCCCTTCGCGGGGAACGCGCCTCATCTTGCGGAGCTGCTGCCGAACCTGCGCATCGCCCTCGCCTGGTGCAGGACGCTGGATCCCGCGCGCGGGGTTGCCCTCACGGTGGCCTCCGTTCCGCTGTTCCTCAGCCTGTCGCTGCTCCACGAATGCCTCACGCATGTCTGCTGGGGCACGGCCTTTCTCGACGATCATCCGGGGCTGGACGAGCGGAGCCGCATGCAGCTTCACGCCACGCGTGTCTGGCCGCAAATGCGCTCGGCCTGTCGCCCGGAGGAGGATGTGACGGCCGCGCACACCGCGCTTTCGCTCGCGAAGGAGCTGGGGGACGTGGACTACCAGCTGCGCGCGCTCTGGGCGCTCTGGGTCGATGCGGTCAACCGTTCCCGGCCCCTGCAGGCCCTGCGGTTGGCGGAAGATTTTCGCGCGCGCGCCGAAACCTCGCCCGACCCGGTGAACCAGGTCGTCGGCCTGCGGCTGGTGGGAGCGACGCTGCACTGGCTCGGCCGCTTCACGGAATCGCAGGATCACCTCCGCAGGATGCTGACGGGCTATGCCGCCCTTGCCTCCCCCGCCTCGGCGATCCGCTTTCAGTTCGACCAACGCGTGTCCGCCCAGGTGATGGTTACCCGGAACCTCTGGATCATGGGCGAGGAGAGCGCGGCGCTGGACCTGCTGGACGACACGATCCGCCGCGCCTCGGACGCGGGGCATGACCTGTCGCTGGCCAACTACCTCGCGGAGGCGGCCTGCCTCGTGGCGCTTCTGTCGGGCCGGCTCGAGCTGTCGGAGCAGCTCATCGCGCAGCTTCGCCGGCAGGCCCGCGGTCTGGCCCTGACCGTCTGGGAGCATTACGCGGACTGTTTCGAGGCCGTGCTGCACCTGCATCGCGAAGAGCCCGCCCGCTGTCTCGAGCTGATGAGCCGCAGCGTCGCGGCGCTGGACACCGCCGGGTCCACCCTGTTTCACACCTACTTCAGGTCCGTGCAGGCGCAGGCACTTTGCGCGCTGGGTCGCGGGCCCGAGGCGCTGCGGGAGCTGGACGAAGCCCAGGCATCCTGCGCGGCCTCCGGGGAACGGTGGTGCCTTGCGGAGCTCCTGCGGGTCAGGAGCCGGGTTCTGCTGGCCGGAGGGCGCACCGACGCGCGGGCCCGCTGCGCCGAGCTGCTGCGCTCCGCGATCGACGCCGCGACGGCAGACGGCGCGCTGGCCTGGGAACGGCGGGCGAGAGCCGACCTGGCGCAGCTCATCGACCCGGCGGACTGA